The following are from one region of the Vanessa atalanta chromosome 5, ilVanAtal1.2, whole genome shotgun sequence genome:
- the LOC125064105 gene encoding maltase A1-like isoform X2, with protein sequence MRVAILLLFVATAASAVDLDWWKTALIYQIYPRSFKDSDGDGIGDLNGITQKLPYLKETGFDAIWLSPIYLSPMYDFGYDITDYRQIAPEYGTMEDFKRLMSVAKSMGIRVVLDYVPNHTSNESDWFVRSARREPGYEDYYMWTDGVTDPETGDVKPPNNWVSNFRKSAWEFNKVRGQYYLHQFVIGQPDLNYRSDRVQEEMKNVLRFWLDLGVSGFRVDAVNRLYEADPKNYGGRYPDEPVSGIPGTVPDDYEYLDHIYTQDMDETYEVVYNWRDLLDEYIPKQGEYKIMMTEAYSTLNNMIRYYGTKTRNGSIPFNFSFLGDITKSSNAWEIKTVIDKWMTYMPSGKTANWVNGNHDQSRMGTRQGVDRVDAMNMLALLLPGVAITYQGEEIGMTDGEISWEDTRDPQACNTDDPINYYKKSRDPCRTPYHWDNSTNAGFSSNIGKPWLPVAENYRSVNLAEQINDPKSHYQFYKDVASVRKSPTVKDGDLDTRALSESILVITRLLPGSPGVLGVVNLSDEAQDLDLSSLHLLPAQLRVVASGVDCSVEKGAAVSKSNVHVSAHCALLLQTVDNCC encoded by the exons ATGCGTGTAGCGATCCTTCTGTTGTTCGTGGCGACCGCCGCATCGGCGGTGGACTTGGATTGGTGGAAAACTGCTTTAATCTACCAAATTTATCCGCGTTCCTTTAAAGACAGCGATGGTGACGGCATTGGTGATCTCAATG GCATAACTCAGAAACTTCCGTATCTAAAAGAAACTGGCTTTGACGCAATATGGCTATCCCCAATCTACCTGTCTCCGATGTACGACTTCGGTTACGATATCACAGACTACCGTCAAATCGCCCCCGAATACGGAACTATGGAAGACTTCAAAAGGCTCATGAGTGTGGCCAAGAGTATGG gtattcGCGTTGTGCTGGATTACGTGCCTAACCATACGAGCAACGAGAGCGATTGGTTCGTTCGTTCAGCGCGCAGAGAGCCCGGCTACGAGGATTACTACATGTGGACCGACGGTGTCACAGACCCTGAAACTGGCGACGTCAAACCTCCTAACAACTGG GTGAGCAATTTCCGTAAGAGTGCTTGGGAATTCAACAAAGTACGTGGACAGTACTACTTGCATCAATTTGTCATCGGTCAGCCGGATCTCAACTACCGTAGCGACAGAGTTCAAGAGGAAATGAAG AACGTTCTACGTTTCTGGCTGGATCTAGGTGTTTCTGGATTCCGTGTGGACGCCGTCAACAGATTATACGAAGCTGACCCGAAAAATTACGGAGGACGCTATCCTGACGAACCTGTATCAG gaaTCCCTGGTACTGTCCCCGACGACTACGAATACCTCGATCACATCTACACCCAGGACATGGACGAAACGTACGAAGTTGTTTACAACTGGAGAGATCTTCTTGACGAATACATTCCAAAACAGGGCGAATACAAGATCATGATGACAGAGGCCTACAGCACCTTGAACAATATGATCCGGTACTACGGCACGAAGACCAGAAATGGATCCATTCCCTTCAACTTCAGTTTCCTCGGAGATATCACCAAATCTTCTAACGCTTGGGAAATCAAAACTGTCATCGACAAATGGATGACCTACATGCCTAGCGGAAAGACAGCAAACTGGGtt aATGGTAACCACGATCAAAGCCGAATGGGTACTCGTCAAGGAGTCGACCGCGTTGACGCAATGAACATGTTAGCTCTTCTCTTGCCTGGAGTCGCCATCACCTACCag GGTGAAGAGATCGGAATGACCGACGGCGAGATCAGCTGGGAAGATACAAGAGATCCCCAGGCCTGCAACACCGACGACCCTATCAACTACTACAAGAAGTCCCGCGACCCGTGCCGCACACCCTACCACTGGGACAACTCTACCAATGCCGGCTTTTCCAGTAACATCGGCAAACCTTGGCTTCCAGTCGCCGAGAATTACAGGAGTGTGAACTTGGCAGAACAAATTAACGACCCCAAGAGCCATTACCAA ttCTACAAAGACGTCGCAAGTGTGAGGAAGAGCCCGACGGTCAAAGACGGAGACTTGGACACCAGAGCTTTGTCGGAATCTATTCTAGTTATCACCAG GTTACTCCCCGGCTCTCCCGGAGTGCTGGGTGTAGTGAACCTCTCCGATGAAGCGCAGGACCTCGACCTCTCCTCACTGCACTTGTTACCTGCTCAACTGAGAGTCGTCGCTTCTGGCGTCGATTGTTCCGTTGAGAAAGg AGCTGCCGTGTCGAAGAGTAACGTGCACGTATCTGCACACTGCGCTCTACTTTTACAAACTGTCGACAACTGCTGTTAA
- the LOC125064105 gene encoding maltase A1-like isoform X1, whose translation MRVAILLLFVATAASAVDLDWWKTALIYQIYPRSFKDSDGDGIGDLNGITQKLPYLKETGFDAIWLSPIYLSPMYDFGYDITDYRQIAPEYGTMEDFKRLMSVAKSMGIRVVLDYVPNHTSNESDWFVRSARREPGYEDYYMWTDGVTDPETGDVKPPNNWVSNFRKSAWEFNKVRGQYYLHQFVIGQPDLNYRSDRVQEEMKNVLRFWLDLGVSGFRVDAVNRLYEADPKNYGGRYPDEPVSGIPGTVPDDYEYLDHIYTQDMDETYEVVYNWRDLLDEYIPKQGEYKIMMTEAYSTLNNMIRYYGTKTRNGSIPFNFSFLGDITKSSNAWEIKTVIDKWMTYMPSGKTANWVNGNHDQSRMGTRQGVDRVDAMNMLALLLPGVAITYQGEEIGMTDGEISWEDTRDPQACNTDDPINYYKKSRDPCRTPYHWDNSTNAGFSSNIGKPWLPVAENYRSVNLAEQINDPKSHYQFYKDVASVRKSPTVKDGDLDTRALSESILVITRLLPGSPGVLGVVNLSDEAQDLDLSSLHLLPAQLRVVASGVDCSVEKGYVYKICNETNYFQLIRLIKNKIICVDISIT comes from the exons ATGCGTGTAGCGATCCTTCTGTTGTTCGTGGCGACCGCCGCATCGGCGGTGGACTTGGATTGGTGGAAAACTGCTTTAATCTACCAAATTTATCCGCGTTCCTTTAAAGACAGCGATGGTGACGGCATTGGTGATCTCAATG GCATAACTCAGAAACTTCCGTATCTAAAAGAAACTGGCTTTGACGCAATATGGCTATCCCCAATCTACCTGTCTCCGATGTACGACTTCGGTTACGATATCACAGACTACCGTCAAATCGCCCCCGAATACGGAACTATGGAAGACTTCAAAAGGCTCATGAGTGTGGCCAAGAGTATGG gtattcGCGTTGTGCTGGATTACGTGCCTAACCATACGAGCAACGAGAGCGATTGGTTCGTTCGTTCAGCGCGCAGAGAGCCCGGCTACGAGGATTACTACATGTGGACCGACGGTGTCACAGACCCTGAAACTGGCGACGTCAAACCTCCTAACAACTGG GTGAGCAATTTCCGTAAGAGTGCTTGGGAATTCAACAAAGTACGTGGACAGTACTACTTGCATCAATTTGTCATCGGTCAGCCGGATCTCAACTACCGTAGCGACAGAGTTCAAGAGGAAATGAAG AACGTTCTACGTTTCTGGCTGGATCTAGGTGTTTCTGGATTCCGTGTGGACGCCGTCAACAGATTATACGAAGCTGACCCGAAAAATTACGGAGGACGCTATCCTGACGAACCTGTATCAG gaaTCCCTGGTACTGTCCCCGACGACTACGAATACCTCGATCACATCTACACCCAGGACATGGACGAAACGTACGAAGTTGTTTACAACTGGAGAGATCTTCTTGACGAATACATTCCAAAACAGGGCGAATACAAGATCATGATGACAGAGGCCTACAGCACCTTGAACAATATGATCCGGTACTACGGCACGAAGACCAGAAATGGATCCATTCCCTTCAACTTCAGTTTCCTCGGAGATATCACCAAATCTTCTAACGCTTGGGAAATCAAAACTGTCATCGACAAATGGATGACCTACATGCCTAGCGGAAAGACAGCAAACTGGGtt aATGGTAACCACGATCAAAGCCGAATGGGTACTCGTCAAGGAGTCGACCGCGTTGACGCAATGAACATGTTAGCTCTTCTCTTGCCTGGAGTCGCCATCACCTACCag GGTGAAGAGATCGGAATGACCGACGGCGAGATCAGCTGGGAAGATACAAGAGATCCCCAGGCCTGCAACACCGACGACCCTATCAACTACTACAAGAAGTCCCGCGACCCGTGCCGCACACCCTACCACTGGGACAACTCTACCAATGCCGGCTTTTCCAGTAACATCGGCAAACCTTGGCTTCCAGTCGCCGAGAATTACAGGAGTGTGAACTTGGCAGAACAAATTAACGACCCCAAGAGCCATTACCAA ttCTACAAAGACGTCGCAAGTGTGAGGAAGAGCCCGACGGTCAAAGACGGAGACTTGGACACCAGAGCTTTGTCGGAATCTATTCTAGTTATCACCAG GTTACTCCCCGGCTCTCCCGGAGTGCTGGGTGTAGTGAACCTCTCCGATGAAGCGCAGGACCTCGACCTCTCCTCACTGCACTTGTTACCTGCTCAACTGAGAGTCGTCGCTTCTGGCGTCGATTGTTCCGTTGAGAAAGggtatgtatacaaaatatgtaatgaaaCTAATTACTTTCAATTAATCCGacttattaagaataaaata atctgTGTCGATATATCTATTACttga
- the LOC125064144 gene encoding maltase A1-like, with the protein MRVAILLLFVATAASAVDLDWWKTALIYQIYPRSFKDSDGDGIGDLNGITQKLPYIKETGFDAIWLSPIYLSPMYDFGYDITDYRQIAPEYGTMEDFKRLMSVAKSLGVRVVLDYVPNHTSNESDWFVRSARREPGYEDYYMWTDGVTDPETGDVKPPNNWVSNFRKSAWEFNKVRGQYYLHQFVIGQPDLNYRSDRVQEEMKNVLRFWLDLGVSGFRVDAVNRLYEADPKNYGGRYPDEPVSGIPGTVPDDYEYLDHIYTQDMDETYEVVYNWRDLLDEYIPKQGEYKIMMTEAYSTLNNMIRYYGTKTRNGSIPFNFSFLGDITKSSNAWEIKTVIDKWMTYMPSGNTANWVNGNHDQSRMGTRQGVDRVDAMNMLALLLPGVAITYQGEEIGMTDGEISWEDTRDPQACNTDDPINYYKKSRDPCRTPYHWDNSTNAGFSSNIGKPWLPVAENYRSVNLAEQINDPKSHYQFYKDVASVRKSPTVKDGDLDTRALSESILVITRLLPGSPGVLGVVNLSDEAQDLDLSSLHLLPAQLRVVASGVDCSVEKGAAVSKSNVHVSAHCALLLQTVDNCC; encoded by the exons ATGCGTGTAGCGATCCTTTTGTTGTTCGTGGCGACCGCCGCATCGGCGGTGGACTTGGATTGGTGGAAAACTGCTTTAATCTACCAAATTTATCCGCGTTCCTTTAAAGACAGCGATGGTGACGGCATCGGTGATCTCAATG GCATAACTCAGAAACTTCCGTACATAAAAGAAACTGGCTTTGATGCAATATGGTTATCCCCGATCTACCTGTCTCCGATGTACGACTTCGGTTACGATATCACAGACTACCGTCAAATCGCCCCCGAATACGGAACCATGGAAGACTTCAAAAGGCTCATGAGTGTGGCTAAGAGTTTGG GTGTTCGCGTTGTGTTGGATTACGTGCCTAACCATACGAGCAACGAGAGCGATTGGTTCGTTCGTTCAGCGCGCAGAGAGCCCGGCTACGAGGATTACTACATGTGGACCGACGGTGTCACAGACCCTGAAACTGGCGACGTCAAACCTCCTAACAACTGG GTGAGCAATTTCCGTAAGAGTGCTTGGGAATTCAACAAAGTACGTGGACAGTACTACTTGCATCAATTTGTCATCGGTCAGCCGGATCTCAACTACCGTAGCGACAGAGTTCAAGAGGAAATGAAG AACGTTCTACGTTTCTGGCTGGATCTAGGTGTTTCTGGATTCCGTGTGGACGCCGTCAACAGATTATACGAAGCTGACCCGAAAAATTACGGAGGACGCTATCCTGACGAACCTGTATCAG gaaTCCCTGGTACTGTCCCCGACGACTACGAATACCTCGATCACATCTACACCCAGGACATGGACGAAACGTACGAAGTTGTTTACAACTGGAGAGATCTTCTTGACGAATACATTCCAAAACAGGGCGAATACAAGATCATGATGACAGAGGCCTACAGCACCTTGAACAATATGATCCGGTACTACGGCACGAAGACCAGAAATGGATCCATTCCCTTCAACTTCAGTTTCCTCGGAGATATCACCAAATCTTCTAACGCTTGGGAAATCAAAACTGTCATCGACAAATGGATGACCTACATGCCTAGCGGAAATACAGCAAACTGGGtt aATGGTAACCACGATCAAAGCCGAATGGGTACTCGTCAAGGAGTCGACCGCGTTGACGCAATGAACATGTTAGCTCTTCTCTTGCCTGGAGTCGCCATCACCTACCag GGTGAAGAGATCGGAATGACCGACGGCGAGATCAGCTGGGAAGATACAAGAGATCCCCAGGCCTGCAACACCGACGACCCTATCAACTACTACAAGAAGTCCCGCGACCCGTGCCGCACACCCTACCACTGGGACAACTCTACCAATGCCGGCTTTTCCAGTAACATCGGCAAACCTTGGCTTCCAGTCGCCGAGAATTACAGGAGTGTGAACTTGGCAGAACAAATTAACGACCCCAAGAGCCATTACCAA ttCTACAAAGACGTCGCAAGTGTGAGGAAGAGCCCGACGGTCAAAGACGGAGACTTGGACACCAGAGCTTTGTCGGAATCTATTCTAGTTATCACCAG GTTACTCCCCGGCTCTCCCGGAGTGCTGGGTGTAGTGAACCTCTCCGATGAAGCGCAGGACCTCGACCTCTCCTCACTGCACTTGTTACCTGCTCAACTGAGAGTCGTCGCTTCTGGCGTCGATTGTTCCGTTGAGAAAGg AGCTGCCGTGTCGAAGAGTAACGTGCACGTATCTGCACACTGCGCTCTACTTTTACAAACTGTCGACAACTGCTGTTAA
- the LOC125064224 gene encoding DNA polymerase epsilon subunit 4, translating to MSEDDHHAGLELSDIVEDTDQFLENDFHPTEVTESEQSIIQDSEILNSEDTIVLEKKPQNANKVEIVRSTKLPMARIKNIMKMDPDVNIVNAEAVFLVTKATEMFLETIAKETFTYTTQHKRKTITKKDLDVVINKVDCLCFLEGAMDF from the exons ATGTCTGAAGACGACCATCACGCAGGGTTAGAGTTATCCGATATAGTAGAAGACACTGATCAATTCCTTGAAAACGATTTTCACCCAACAGAAGTAACAGAATCTGAGCAAAGTATAATCCAAGATTCTGAGATTTTAAACTCTGAGGATACAAtcgtattagaaaaaaaaccgCAAAATGCCAATAAGGTTGAAATTGTACGTTCCACAAAACTTCCTATGGCTAGgataaaaaacataatgaaaatGGATCCAGACGTGAACATTGTAAACGCCGAAGCAGTTTTCTTAGTCACAAAAGCAACT GAGATGTTTTTAGAAACAATCGCAAAAGAAACATTCACATACACAACCCAGCACAAAAGGAAAACAATAACCAAGAAAGACCTGGATGTAGTTATCAACAAAGTGGACTGCCTTTGTTTCTTGGAAGGTGCTATGGACTTTTGA